In Gallaecimonas pentaromativorans, a single window of DNA contains:
- a CDS encoding CBS domain-containing protein, whose amino-acid sequence MQSLIIRDHMQHRPLSLHPEMPIATAVEKLLAGQQTGAPVVDSGNRLVGFVSEQDFLAKLIECSYHCETVAKVSDIMRTQVLTVGPNDSVFELAQQMTAQKPKIYPVVEQGVLVGIINRRQVLLAIDKNMHDCYKAS is encoded by the coding sequence ATGCAATCACTCATTATCAGAGACCACATGCAGCACCGGCCACTGAGTCTACACCCGGAAATGCCCATCGCCACCGCCGTTGAAAAACTGCTGGCTGGCCAGCAAACCGGCGCGCCGGTGGTGGACAGCGGCAATCGCCTGGTGGGCTTTGTGTCCGAGCAAGACTTTCTCGCCAAGCTCATCGAGTGCAGTTACCACTGCGAGACCGTGGCCAAGGTGTCCGACATCATGCGCACGCAGGTGCTCACCGTTGGCCCCAATGATTCGGTCTTTGAGCTGGCCCAGCAGATGACCGCCCAAAAACCGAAGATCTACCCGGTGGTAGAGCAAGGGGTGCTGGTAGGCATCATCAACCGCCGCCAGGTGCTGCTGGCCATCGATAAGAACATGCACGACTGCTACAAAGCCAGCTAA
- a CDS encoding zinc-dependent peptidase translates to MAILTLIVLGLLLIAWWLYGDTFKQRYYRQKERPLDQNQRRQLAYDMPLYPRLPKAQRDKLDTLMRAFLSRVEFIGCDGLVVSDRMRYLVAAQACLLLIGRDEPAYPNVHSVYLFEGDFINKMPQYLPGGIVDTQGKHLAGESWGNGRVLLSWQGCLRSAAHPFDGENLIVHEFAHQLDQAKGLATGAPLQRSVPDAARWQQVFREAFIRHCEATFHGHRGLIDPYGATNPAEFFAVVSEVYFEQGLALSEQEPAMYELLEHFYGINTRLWH, encoded by the coding sequence ATGGCGATACTGACCCTCATTGTGCTTGGCCTGCTGCTGATCGCCTGGTGGCTTTACGGCGACACCTTCAAGCAGCGTTATTACCGGCAAAAAGAGCGCCCGCTAGACCAAAACCAGCGCCGCCAGCTGGCCTATGACATGCCCCTCTACCCTCGCCTACCCAAAGCCCAGCGCGACAAGCTCGACACCCTGATGCGCGCCTTTTTAAGCCGGGTGGAATTTATCGGTTGCGACGGTTTGGTGGTAAGCGATCGCATGCGGTATCTGGTTGCGGCCCAGGCTTGCCTGCTACTGATTGGCCGCGACGAACCGGCCTACCCCAACGTGCACAGCGTTTATCTCTTTGAGGGGGATTTTATCAACAAGATGCCCCAGTACCTGCCGGGCGGCATTGTCGATACCCAAGGCAAGCACCTGGCAGGAGAATCCTGGGGCAATGGCCGGGTGCTACTGAGCTGGCAGGGCTGCCTGCGCTCGGCGGCCCACCCTTTTGATGGCGAGAACCTTATCGTGCACGAATTTGCCCACCAGTTGGACCAGGCCAAGGGCCTTGCCACCGGGGCGCCCTTGCAGCGCTCAGTGCCAGATGCTGCCCGCTGGCAGCAGGTGTTTCGTGAGGCTTTTATCCGCCACTGCGAGGCGACCTTTCATGGCCACCGTGGCCTGATTGACCCTTACGGCGCCACCAACCCGGCGGAGTTTTTTGCGGTGGTGTCAGAGGTGTACTTCGAGCAGGGCCTAGCCCTCAGCGAGCAAGAACCGGCCATGTATGAGCTGCTGGAGCATTTTTACGGCATCAACACCCGGCTCTGGCATTAA